In Sinorhizobium mexicanum, the DNA window CGCGAGCTTGATGGCAGCTTCGACTGCTTCCGAACCGCCGGAAACGGGAAAAGCCTGATCGAAACCAGGGCCCGCGAGGTCCGCGATCATCCTGCATAGCGTATTGGTTGGTTCACTATAGAACGCGGAATAGCTGATGCGATTGGCCTGGTCGATCATCGCATCGCGGACGCGCTCGTTCCCATGGCCGAGATTGACAACGCACGCGCCGGATGAACCCTCGAGATAGCGCTTGCCGTTAGTATCCCAGAAGAAGATACCCTCCCCATGCGACACCTTGAACGTCCCCCCGGCTCCGCGTGAGCCGGCGTAGAACCTATCGAATGCGTTCTGAGCAGGTTCCGGTCGAACGATACTCTGAGTGGACATTTGCAACCTCATCCTGATTGGTTTGTCGTTGTGAAGAAGGGGGCGCGGCCTGGTTCGCGACGGTGCCCCCCGCGCGGAGATCACGTCATGGCGCAAGGCTTCAATGCGTTGCGGACGGAGAGGCCCTCCAATTCGAGGAGGGACTGTTTCAGACGCGCGGCATTGATAGCGCCGATGACGGGGCTAGCCAGCGTGAGGAATTTCGCTTCCACTTCCGCCTGTCCAAAAGCGGGCCCGCCGGGGGCGCCGGTTGGAACCTCGGCCTCGGCAGAAAGCGTTTTGCCATTCTGGAGAGTGACGCTGACGCGGGCCGGCAGGAGCCTTTGCGCATAAAATACCTCATCGGCGCTGGCGAGGGTTGAAAGGCTGATCCGTGCCGCGGTTTGTCTAACACCTTCGTCAGTCAGGTCGTCTTCGCGCAGGCCGGTCGCGGAGGACTTGTCGTGCAGTTCGAGCGCGAGCGCATAGGGGATATGAAATGCCGCTTCGATGGTGGATTGCGGCCAAGGGCCATCAAAGTCACGAACGAATTCGCTCACGGTTTCGACATGAATGCCCCTGATGTCGGCATGGCCGAAACGATGTCTTGTCTGCAGCACGCGCAGGCAGTCGATCGCGGTATGGATCCAGCGGCAGACGCCATAAGGTTTGAAGCCGGTCTCAAGGATGAAGTAGCGTTCCCCCCACCGGTCAAGCATGTTCTGGGGTTCAAAGCGGTCGGAACCGGCCATGGCCCAGAAGCCGTCGTCGCCGTCGAAGATGGCGCGGTTCCCGTGGAAGCCTTCGCGTACAAGGTCCACCGCCGTGATGGCCCCCTTGTTCGCCCATCCGTAATTGTTCTTCAAAAAACTTATCGGCCGAGAATAGAATTTTTGCCCAAAGGGAAGCGGAGCATGCATCGGCGTCAGTCCGTAAGCATCGGCGATTTGCCCGGCGCTGAATCGGTGCAACAGGCTTGTTGCCGTGCATGCGCCGAAAATCTGCCAAGTCGCAAGACCGCTGACCTGGCGGTTGCGGCCTTCGGTAGACCGCATGGCCGTGCCAAGGCGCAGTGACATTTCATAGCCACCGACAATCGCGGCGATCAGCGCCTTGCCGGAGCTGTTTACCTCTTCGGCAACGGCAAGCGCAGCCGGGATAATGGAGTTGCCGGGATGCCCGAAAAGGACGTAGGAATCATCCAGGCTAAGCATGCTGGCGCTATGGCCATTGGCGTGAGCGGCATTGGCAGGATGGAAGCATAGTGACGTGCCGAAAACGGTGCTTGGACCACCCGAATCGATACGCGCGAGATAGGGCGTCATTTGTCTCGCCCCGCGAGTAGTGCTTCCCGCGATCATGCATCCGACATGGTCGAGGACGAGAAGCTTCGCCTTGTCGAGTACTGCTACCGGCAGTTCGTCGTATGTGAGGCTGGCGACCGTATTGGCAACGTCTTGTGTCAGCGACATAGTTTCGAACCGCAATGAGGAACCTGCGCTATCACCGAAGCCGCAGACTTTGCTAGCGAGACCGCCGCGAGTACGCAACGGCAGATCATGAGGTTGGCTTTCATTTCATATCCTCTTCTTTGGATATCCCCACTTTAAGCGATGTTATTTGCCACGCATTTGCGGATAGTTATGATCGTGCTTATTTCGTTATTCGATTGCGATAACGAGAGCGTGCTCCCGCGCGCGCCTGCGTGACTTCGATCGTGCAAGGGGCGGGCACCGCTTCGAGCATCCGTGAGTTTTCGCCGGGCCGATGTCATGTTGTCTGCATATGCCCGATCCTCGCCGCTTGCGCCGCAAGCAGCACAGCCGAAAAGATGTCTGGCACCTGGACGAGGTCGTCATCACCATCGCCGGCAGGAAACACTGGTTGTGGCCCGCCGTCGACCAGGATGGCTATGTGCTCGACGATTGCTGACGCGGCTGCCGAAGAAGTAAAACGTCGCGCCGACGCGCATGATTAGCGACACCCGCCGAAGGTCAAGGCGACAGCCGACGCCAAGATCAAGACCGACAACATTGATGCGACGGTGCTGGCGCATCTGCTGCGGGCCTGCTGTGGTCAGC includes these proteins:
- a CDS encoding MmgE/PrpD family protein — its product is MSLTQDVANTVASLTYDELPVAVLDKAKLLVLDHVGCMIAGSTTRGARQMTPYLARIDSGGPSTVFGTSLCFHPANAAHANGHSASMLSLDDSYVLFGHPGNSIIPAALAVAEEVNSSGKALIAAIVGGYEMSLRLGTAMRSTEGRNRQVSGLATWQIFGACTATSLLHRFSAGQIADAYGLTPMHAPLPFGQKFYSRPISFLKNNYGWANKGAITAVDLVREGFHGNRAIFDGDDGFWAMAGSDRFEPQNMLDRWGERYFILETGFKPYGVCRWIHTAIDCLRVLQTRHRFGHADIRGIHVETVSEFVRDFDGPWPQSTIEAAFHIPYALALELHDKSSATGLREDDLTDEGVRQTAARISLSTLASADEVFYAQRLLPARVSVTLQNGKTLSAEAEVPTGAPGGPAFGQAEVEAKFLTLASPVIGAINAARLKQSLLELEGLSVRNALKPCAMT